One region of Limnospira fusiformis SAG 85.79 genomic DNA includes:
- a CDS encoding DUF1156 domain-containing protein, with protein MTYRKKLIEVALPLEAINMESAREKSIRHGHPSTLHLWWARRPLAACRAVLWASLVDDPSSWPEKFPTLEAQTQERQRLFDILGRIVVDTDKKGKQKQVVRGLVSWDDIKDPQVIQDAQREIARCLAWGRGEKPPTKPEEVREYIAQYAPPAYDPFAGGGSIPLEAQRLGLEAHASDLNPVAVLINKALIEIPPRFANLPPVNGDDRKRTGLESWRGAQGLAADVRYYGSWMREVAVNGIGDLYPPVTLENGDKATVIAWLWARTVTCPNPACGCQMPLVRSFNLSTKTGKETWVEYAINGETSPPEIDFVVKTGKGKPREGTVDRKGAVCLACGTSVKLDYVRSEGRQKRMGVKLMAIVAEGKNGRIYLPPTKQQENIAFSAKPKWQPDAILPKNPRDFKTPNYGMTSFGDLFTSRQLVALTTFSDLVGEAKDKAFQDALAVGLSDDDIPLNKGGNGARAYSEAIAVYLAFALDKCADYWNTIATWMPRGTVGHLFTKQAIQMTWDFVEANGLVDFHCAWHESFEWVSKNLETYSNISLGKVTQHDATAPHPNDTTPKLISTDPPYYDNIGYADLSDFFYVWLRQSLGLIYPDVCSTLLVPKSQELIATPYRHKGEKNQAKQFFEAGLMQAFKRINSIADANYPVTVYYAFKQAETDAKDKVASTGWETMLEGLMQANFSIGGTWPMRSERSGRMVANNSNALSSSIVLVCRPRGENAAPTTKRKFLSELQNELPQALKTLQEGNIAPVDLAQASIGPGMAIYSKYSEVLENDGSKLTVRSALQLINQLLDEYLTDQEGEFDSDTRWALTWFQQYQFDPGLYGEAETLSKARNTSIEGLETAGILTAKAGKVRLLTRDELPEKLTAEKDTRLPHWKLTQGLIQRLLQKGETGAAELLSGLRQQKAEVEIARDLAYRLYNLCDRKGWSSEAIAYNSLVVSWPEITRLASEFAAKPSQGELFN; from the coding sequence ATGACCTACCGCAAAAAACTCATCGAAGTTGCCCTACCCCTCGAAGCCATTAATATGGAGTCCGCGCGGGAAAAGTCTATTCGTCACGGACACCCCTCGACTCTGCATTTGTGGTGGGCGCGGCGACCTTTGGCGGCTTGTAGGGCGGTGCTTTGGGCTTCTTTGGTAGATGACCCCAGTAGTTGGCCGGAAAAATTCCCCACCCTGGAAGCACAAACCCAGGAAAGACAACGCCTTTTTGATATCTTAGGCCGAATTGTGGTCGATACCGATAAGAAGGGGAAACAAAAACAGGTGGTGCGGGGTTTGGTGTCTTGGGATGATATCAAAGACCCCCAGGTTATTCAAGACGCACAAAGGGAGATAGCCCGCTGTTTGGCGTGGGGAAGGGGGGAAAAACCACCGACGAAACCGGAAGAGGTCCGGGAGTATATCGCCCAGTATGCGCCACCCGCCTATGACCCTTTTGCGGGAGGTGGGTCTATTCCCCTGGAAGCGCAACGGTTGGGGTTGGAAGCCCATGCTAGTGATTTGAACCCGGTGGCGGTATTAATTAATAAGGCGTTGATTGAAATTCCCCCTCGGTTTGCGAATTTACCCCCGGTGAATGGAGATGATAGAAAACGGACTGGGTTAGAGTCTTGGCGTGGCGCACAGGGGTTGGCTGCCGATGTGCGATATTATGGAAGTTGGATGCGAGAGGTGGCTGTTAACGGCATTGGGGATTTATATCCTCCGGTGACTTTGGAAAATGGCGACAAGGCGACGGTTATTGCTTGGTTATGGGCGCGGACGGTGACTTGTCCTAACCCTGCTTGTGGCTGTCAAATGCCTTTGGTGCGAAGTTTTAACCTTTCCACAAAGACGGGAAAGGAGACTTGGGTTGAATATGCCATTAACGGGGAAACTAGCCCCCCCGAAATTGATTTTGTGGTGAAGACGGGGAAGGGAAAACCACGGGAGGGGACGGTTGACCGCAAGGGGGCGGTTTGTCTGGCTTGCGGCACTTCTGTAAAATTGGATTATGTGCGGTCAGAAGGTCGTCAGAAACGCATGGGGGTTAAATTAATGGCTATTGTGGCTGAAGGTAAAAATGGCAGGATTTATTTACCCCCCACCAAACAACAGGAAAATATTGCTTTTTCCGCTAAACCAAAATGGCAGCCTGATGCAATTCTACCCAAAAATCCACGGGATTTTAAAACTCCTAATTATGGGATGACAAGTTTTGGCGATTTATTCACCTCCCGTCAATTGGTGGCTTTAACTACTTTTAGTGATTTGGTCGGGGAAGCTAAAGATAAGGCTTTTCAAGATGCCCTGGCTGTGGGATTATCTGATGATGATATTCCCTTGAATAAGGGGGGTAATGGCGCGAGGGCTTATAGTGAAGCGATCGCAGTTTATTTGGCGTTTGCTTTGGATAAATGTGCAGATTACTGGAATACTATTGCCACTTGGATGCCAAGAGGAACAGTAGGTCATTTGTTTACAAAACAGGCTATCCAAATGACATGGGATTTTGTAGAAGCTAATGGGCTTGTTGATTTTCATTGTGCATGGCATGAATCTTTTGAATGGGTTTCAAAAAACCTCGAAACTTACTCTAATATCTCACTCGGAAAAGTTACCCAACATGATGCAACCGCCCCTCACCCCAACGACACCACCCCAAAACTCATCTCAACCGACCCGCCCTATTATGATAATATTGGCTACGCGGATTTATCGGATTTTTTCTATGTGTGGCTGCGTCAATCTTTGGGTTTAATTTATCCTGATGTTTGCAGCACCCTGTTAGTGCCGAAATCTCAAGAATTGATAGCAACCCCCTACCGCCATAAAGGCGAAAAAAACCAGGCTAAACAATTTTTTGAAGCCGGATTAATGCAGGCGTTTAAGCGCATCAATAGCATAGCTGATGCTAACTATCCGGTGACCGTTTATTATGCTTTTAAACAAGCCGAAACTGATGCTAAAGATAAGGTTGCTTCTACGGGTTGGGAAACCATGTTAGAAGGGTTAATGCAGGCTAACTTTAGCATTGGTGGAACATGGCCAATGCGTAGCGAACGCAGTGGTCGCATGGTTGCCAATAATTCAAACGCCCTATCTTCTTCTATAGTGTTAGTGTGTCGTCCCCGTGGTGAGAATGCGGCACCAACGACGAAGCGAAAATTTTTAAGTGAATTGCAAAACGAACTCCCCCAGGCGCTAAAAACGCTGCAAGAGGGAAACATCGCCCCGGTTGACCTAGCCCAAGCCAGTATCGGACCGGGTATGGCAATATATAGCAAGTATAGCGAAGTTTTAGAAAACGATGGCAGCAAGTTGACCGTCCGCAGCGCCCTACAATTAATTAATCAACTCCTAGATGAATACCTGACGGACCAAGAAGGGGAATTTGACAGCGATACCCGTTGGGCGTTAACATGGTTTCAACAATACCAATTCGACCCCGGACTATATGGGGAAGCCGAAACCCTGTCGAAGGCGAGAAATACCAGTATAGAAGGGTTAGAAACGGCGGGAATTTTAACGGCGAAAGCGGGGAAAGTCCGGTTGCTGACACGGGATGAACTCCCGGAGAAATTGACGGCGGAAAAAGATACACGCCTCCCCCACTGGAAACTCACCCAAGGGCTAATTCAGCGACTCCTACAAAAGGGAGAAACGGGGGCGGCGGAGTTGCTGTCTGGGCTTCGACAACAGAAAGCGGAGGTAGAAATAGCCAGGGACCTCGCCTATCGTCTATATAATTTATGCGATCGCAAAGGATGGTCATCGGAAGCGATCGCCTATAATAGTCTAGTAGTATCCTGGCCGGAAATCACCCGTTTAGCCAGTGAGTTTGCCGCTAAACCTTCCCAAGGGGAACTTTTCAATTAA
- a CDS encoding ATP-dependent helicase: MTKDTEDQLNPSPDSGWNLWDSSYNLDSETAEISRRERQKALDSIESSLRPGQDAMGKWKGGPLAVSAVPGAGKSTGMAAAAALAIARHQLNPQRQLIVVTFTRAAASNIRAKIRQHLNNLSIPPVGFVVNTLHGLALYIATSHPELSGLDLDNFTLVVPTSSHRLIRACVEQWITHNPRLYETLIEGCQFDSEETEKLRRRSVLRTEVLPELAWKVIQEAKSSGLTPDQLRSLGQKIPDDYEIMNIAAGLYYNYQQLLQKQPFLDYEEMILGALRVLENPPIRLRWQQRVFAVFEDEAQDSTPLQNKLIEILAQDSSNNSDLDNLNLVRVGDPNQAINSTFTPADPVYFRQFCENCEALERLATMDRAGRSNQIIIAAANFVLKWVNHKVSQPNELPFREQEIRPVDPDDPQENANPNPTGKGLEIYEPENIYDTVNLIVKRIISIFQQHKEGSFAILVREHRQGEFIANALRQPQEYDLEVNFSDYPITIFDAYESTRQSHIPREMLHLLQFIHRPHSPEYLKAALKVLSDRHRIPNQDFNILAAQPEQFLYPSPLSPPQPETVSRCRQLCCNLIKARVELPAYELIAFLALALQYEKSELASADKLATKISHKTAGNQSLSAMLTALDEMVSSERFETIEEEENSDDSIFTRPGQVTIITMHKAKGLDWDYVFLPFLHEKIIPGNLRVNPQIRFLGDFTLSEVARAQIRANLHNSQQLPDITTAWEQAKYLKTAEEYRLLYVAMTRAKRLLWMSAAQRAPSYWRRPENQDKQRPCPVLAALKKEFPHSFISRSYNEDN; the protein is encoded by the coding sequence GTGACTAAAGATACCGAAGACCAATTAAACCCGTCCCCTGATAGCGGGTGGAACCTGTGGGACTCAAGCTATAACCTCGACTCGGAGACAGCAGAAATCAGCAGGCGAGAAAGACAAAAAGCCCTTGATAGCATAGAGTCTAGCCTACGTCCGGGACAGGATGCGATGGGTAAATGGAAAGGGGGACCCTTGGCGGTTTCGGCGGTTCCTGGTGCGGGAAAATCGACGGGAATGGCCGCGGCGGCAGCTTTAGCGATCGCCCGTCATCAACTCAACCCCCAACGCCAATTAATCGTTGTCACCTTCACCCGCGCCGCCGCCAGTAATATCCGCGCCAAAATTCGCCAACACCTGAACAACCTATCCATTCCCCCCGTCGGCTTCGTGGTGAATACCCTCCACGGACTAGCGCTATACATTGCGACCAGTCACCCGGAATTATCAGGCTTAGACCTAGACAACTTCACCTTAGTAGTTCCCACTTCCAGCCACCGCCTAATCCGCGCCTGTGTGGAACAGTGGATAACCCATAATCCCCGCCTGTACGAAACCCTAATCGAGGGATGTCAATTTGACTCGGAAGAAACCGAAAAATTGCGGCGGCGATCGGTTTTGCGTACCGAAGTTTTACCAGAGTTAGCCTGGAAAGTTATTCAGGAAGCCAAAAGCTCTGGTTTAACTCCCGACCAGTTGCGAAGTTTAGGGCAAAAAATCCCGGACGATTACGAAATCATGAACATAGCGGCTGGGTTATATTATAACTATCAACAACTGTTACAAAAGCAGCCATTTTTGGATTATGAGGAAATGATTTTAGGGGCGTTGCGAGTCTTGGAAAATCCCCCAATCCGTCTCCGTTGGCAACAGCGAGTTTTTGCGGTGTTTGAGGACGAAGCCCAAGACTCGACACCATTGCAAAATAAACTCATAGAAATTTTAGCCCAGGATAGTAGTAATAACTCAGATTTGGATAACTTAAACTTAGTGCGAGTGGGAGACCCAAATCAAGCGATTAACTCAACATTTACCCCCGCCGACCCGGTGTATTTTCGTCAATTTTGTGAAAACTGCGAAGCCTTGGAAAGGTTAGCCACCATGGATAGGGCGGGACGTAGTAATCAGATTATTATTGCAGCGGCTAACTTTGTATTAAAGTGGGTAAATCATAAAGTTTCTCAGCCAAATGAACTTCCGTTTAGAGAACAGGAAATTCGCCCGGTTGACCCGGATGACCCACAAGAAAACGCCAACCCTAATCCCACAGGAAAAGGATTAGAAATATATGAGCCGGAAAATATTTATGATACAGTTAACCTCATTGTTAAGCGAATTATATCCATTTTTCAGCAACACAAGGAGGGAAGTTTTGCAATTTTAGTCCGAGAACATCGCCAAGGAGAATTTATCGCTAATGCACTGCGTCAACCCCAAGAATATGACCTAGAGGTTAACTTTAGTGATTATCCAATTACCATATTTGATGCTTATGAAAGCACTCGTCAGTCTCATATTCCTAGGGAAATGTTGCACTTACTGCAATTTATACACCGTCCCCATTCTCCCGAATATTTGAAGGCTGCTCTCAAAGTATTAAGCGATCGCCATCGTATTCCCAACCAAGATTTTAACATACTAGCAGCACAGCCAGAACAATTTTTATATCCCAGTCCTCTCTCACCTCCTCAGCCAGAAACAGTCAGCCGCTGTCGTCAACTTTGCTGTAACCTAATTAAAGCCCGTGTCGAACTTCCCGCTTATGAATTAATTGCATTTCTCGCCCTCGCTTTACAATACGAAAAAAGCGAACTCGCCAGCGCCGATAAACTCGCCACTAAAATTTCTCATAAGACCGCAGGAAATCAATCCTTATCGGCAATGTTAACGGCTTTGGATGAAATGGTTAGTTCCGAAAGATTTGAGACCATAGAAGAGGAAGAAAATTCAGATGATAGTATTTTTACCCGTCCCGGTCAGGTAACAATTATCACCATGCACAAAGCCAAAGGACTAGACTGGGATTATGTATTTCTGCCATTTTTACATGAAAAAATTATCCCCGGCAACCTGCGAGTTAATCCCCAAATCAGATTTTTAGGGGATTTTACCCTATCGGAAGTCGCTCGCGCCCAAATTCGCGCTAACCTCCATAATTCCCAGCAATTACCGGATATAACCACGGCTTGGGAACAGGCAAAATACCTAAAAACTGCTGAGGAATATCGCTTACTTTATGTAGCCATGACTAGAGCCAAACGGCTGTTATGGATGTCCGCCGCCCAACGGGCCCCTTCTTATTGGCGCAGACCAGAAAACCAGGATAAACAAAGACCATGTCCGGTTTTAGCTGCCTTAAAAAAAGAATTTCCCCATAGTTTCATATCTAGGAGTTACAATGAAGATAATTAA
- a CDS encoding THUMP domain-containing class I SAM-dependent RNA methyltransferase — MSEYFATVAHGLESVAANELESLGARQVKPDFAGVSFSGDRHLLYKVNLWSRTIFRVLVPIAKFPCPNGDRLYKEVQKIDWEEYIKPHQTLSVHCTGKNRQLNHTHFTALQVKNAIVDQQRDKFSQRSTVDILDADLHINLHINGNHGILSLDSSGPSLHRRGYRPAVGKAPLKESLAAGLLDLAQWQGDRPFLDPLCGSGTLPLEATLKALNVAPGLFRETFALMKWSDFDESLWKQLVREAQASCREDLKISIGGCDRDSEAIAQANYNAKKCGVDSHISLWEAYLSEVEPTGDNGLIVCNPPYGERLGNVEELGDLYQQLGDILKQRFKGWTAFIFTGNKALSKRIGLRTSQRIPLYNGALPCTLLKYELY; from the coding sequence ATGTCTGAGTATTTTGCGACGGTGGCTCATGGGTTGGAATCGGTGGCGGCTAATGAGTTGGAAAGTTTGGGCGCGAGACAGGTAAAGCCGGACTTTGCGGGGGTGAGTTTTAGTGGCGATCGCCACTTGCTTTATAAGGTGAATCTATGGTCGAGAACTATTTTTAGGGTTTTGGTTCCCATAGCGAAATTTCCCTGTCCGAATGGCGATCGCCTTTATAAGGAAGTCCAGAAAATAGACTGGGAAGAATATATTAAACCCCATCAGACTTTATCGGTTCACTGTACGGGTAAAAATAGACAGTTAAATCATACCCATTTTACGGCTTTACAGGTGAAAAATGCGATCGTTGACCAACAGCGAGACAAGTTTAGTCAGCGGTCAACGGTGGATATTTTGGATGCTGATCTACACATAAATCTGCATATTAACGGTAATCATGGCATCCTCAGCCTAGATAGTTCTGGTCCTAGTCTACATCGGCGGGGATATCGTCCGGCGGTGGGAAAAGCACCCCTTAAAGAAAGTCTGGCCGCGGGGTTATTGGACTTAGCACAATGGCAAGGCGATCGCCCGTTTTTAGACCCTTTGTGCGGTTCTGGTACTCTCCCCCTAGAAGCGACTTTAAAAGCCCTCAACGTCGCGCCAGGGCTATTTCGTGAAACATTTGCTTTGATGAAGTGGTCGGATTTTGATGAGTCTCTGTGGAAGCAGTTGGTCCGGGAGGCCCAAGCTAGTTGTCGGGAAGATTTGAAGATCTCTATCGGGGGATGCGATCGCGATTCAGAAGCGATCGCCCAAGCCAATTATAATGCCAAAAAGTGCGGCGTAGATAGTCATATTAGCTTATGGGAGGCATACCTATCAGAGGTGGAACCCACCGGGGATAATGGTTTAATTGTCTGCAACCCTCCCTATGGGGAACGTTTAGGAAATGTGGAGGAGTTGGGAGACTTATATCAGCAACTTGGGGATATTCTCAAACAACGCTTTAAGGGGTGGACGGCGTTTATCTTTACCGGAAACAAAGCCCTATCAAAGCGCATTGGATTAAGAACTTCCCAACGTATACCCCTATACAATGGGGCCCTACCCTGCACTTTACTCAAGTATGAGTTATACTAA
- a CDS encoding helicase-related protein — protein sequence MIRLEDITRGTIIKGILPNENVTVIDAAWYGDDAIELTYKDSRGKPGNELLFRSDQDRLEIVRDGQPWSFNGDGAIFRLVSEAHRIRLAHLFDPRLAVHTSLVEPLPHQIDAVYNQMLNRQPLRFLLADDPGAGKTIMAGLLIRELLIRGDLQKCLIVCPGSLAIQWQDELSQKFHLPFEILTNDRLEAARSGNAFTEIPLLVAQLDKLSRNPKLQAKLAQTDWDLVVVDEAHKLSASFFGGEIKETKRYKLGKLLSGLTRHFLLMTATPHNGKEEDFQLFLALLDADRFEGKFRDGVHVCETADLMRRLIKENLLKFDGRPLFPERRAHTVEYRLSELEAILYKQVTDYVKEEFNRADNLQKGRRGTVGFALTILQRRLASSPEAIYQSLKRRRDRLQKRLREEQLNQRGLNAEFDLDQQDIDDDLEDLPSSERENIETEVVDLATASRTIQELQTEIERLRQLEELAQRVRQSGKDCKWEQLSKVMENEIFAFPNPQNGDHEPGQKALRKLVIFTEHRDTLNYLRDRIKTLLGRPEAVVTIHGSMGRDERKKAEEDFKQDVTVQVLVATDAAGEGINLQRAHLMVNYDLPWNPNRLEQRFGRIHRIGQTEVCHLWNLVAGETREGDVYLSLLRKLEIEQNALGGQVFDVLGKAIAQVELRELLIEAIRYGDRPDIKAKQQQLSDRLNREYLQTLIEEKALARDSLDTIKVQAIRKDMERAQARKLQPHFIGLFFQEAFTRLGGTMRLREPQRYQINNVPAVIRHRDRQIGLSKPILSYERICFEKDLVSVPGKPIADLVCPGHPLLDATLDLILERHRNLLRQGSILVDDSPNPQPERILVYLEHSIQDARTDSNGQRRLVSRRMQYVELPCSLFPDGDPTPSPAINGGYAPYLDYRPLTEEEHKAIAPFLPNLPPKEDIEKQATTYAITHLVQPHLEEVQKPKQELIDKTLVAVKDRLTKEINYWDQRAVSLRLDEKAGKPNAKLNSSKAQQRADELASRLEKRLRELEDERRLSPLPPVVVGAALIIPSHRLAALQPPSPKISDTFAQNRQAVELAAMEAVMRKETELGYQPRDVSAEKCGYDIESVIPETGKLRFIEVKGRIEGAQTVTVTKNEILTALNRPDSYILALVEVPGDRISYIHQPFQQQPDFAAHSINYSWRDLIINN from the coding sequence ATGATTAGACTAGAAGATATAACTCGTGGTACAATTATTAAAGGGATTTTGCCTAATGAAAATGTTACCGTTATTGATGCTGCTTGGTATGGTGATGATGCGATTGAATTGACCTATAAAGATAGTCGGGGGAAACCTGGTAATGAACTACTATTTCGCAGTGACCAAGATAGATTAGAAATTGTTAGGGATGGACAGCCCTGGAGTTTTAACGGAGATGGTGCTATATTTAGATTGGTTTCCGAAGCTCACCGCATTCGCCTGGCTCATTTGTTTGACCCTCGGCTGGCTGTTCATACTTCTTTGGTGGAACCTCTCCCACACCAAATTGATGCCGTTTATAACCAAATGCTGAACCGTCAACCTTTGCGGTTTCTGTTGGCTGATGACCCCGGGGCGGGTAAAACTATTATGGCGGGATTATTGATTCGGGAATTGTTGATTAGAGGGGATTTACAAAAGTGTTTGATTGTCTGTCCGGGGAGTTTGGCGATACAGTGGCAAGATGAATTGTCTCAGAAGTTTCACCTACCTTTTGAAATTTTGACAAACGATCGCCTTGAAGCTGCCCGCAGTGGGAACGCTTTTACGGAAATTCCCCTACTGGTTGCTCAATTAGATAAACTTAGCCGTAATCCTAAGTTACAGGCTAAACTCGCCCAAACTGATTGGGATTTGGTCGTAGTTGATGAGGCTCATAAACTCTCGGCTTCCTTTTTTGGGGGGGAAATTAAGGAAACTAAACGCTATAAATTGGGGAAACTTCTGTCGGGGTTGACTCGCCATTTTTTGCTGATGACCGCTACGCCGCATAATGGGAAAGAAGAGGATTTTCAGCTATTTTTGGCTCTGTTGGATGCCGATCGCTTTGAGGGGAAATTTCGGGATGGTGTCCATGTCTGCGAGACCGCTGATTTGATGCGTCGCCTCATTAAAGAAAACTTGCTAAAATTTGATGGTCGTCCCCTGTTTCCAGAACGTCGCGCCCATACCGTGGAATATCGTCTCTCGGAGTTGGAAGCCATCCTTTATAAACAAGTAACCGACTATGTGAAAGAAGAATTTAATCGCGCCGATAACCTGCAAAAAGGACGTAGGGGAACCGTGGGTTTTGCCTTAACTATTCTCCAGCGTCGTCTGGCTTCCTCTCCCGAAGCTATTTATCAGTCTCTGAAACGACGGCGCGATCGCCTCCAAAAAAGACTGCGGGAAGAACAACTAAACCAACGAGGACTCAACGCGGAATTTGACCTTGATCAACAAGACATTGATGATGATTTGGAAGACTTACCCAGTAGCGAGAGGGAAAACATCGAAACCGAAGTCGTTGACCTGGCGACCGCTTCTCGGACTATTCAGGAATTACAGACAGAAATCGAACGTTTGCGCCAATTGGAAGAGTTAGCCCAACGGGTGCGCCAGAGTGGGAAAGATTGCAAATGGGAACAATTATCTAAGGTTATGGAAAACGAAATTTTTGCCTTTCCTAACCCCCAGAATGGCGACCATGAACCCGGACAGAAAGCATTGCGGAAACTGGTAATTTTTACGGAACATCGCGATACCCTTAACTATTTGCGCGATCGCATTAAAACCCTTTTAGGTCGTCCTGAAGCCGTAGTTACCATTCATGGAAGTATGGGACGGGATGAACGCAAAAAAGCCGAAGAAGACTTTAAACAGGATGTTACCGTCCAGGTATTAGTAGCCACCGACGCAGCGGGGGAAGGAATTAACCTACAACGCGCCCATCTTATGGTTAATTATGACCTACCTTGGAATCCGAATCGTTTGGAGCAGAGATTTGGGCGCATTCACCGGATCGGACAGACGGAAGTTTGTCATTTGTGGAATTTGGTCGCCGGGGAAACGCGGGAGGGGGATGTATATTTATCGCTGTTGCGGAAACTGGAAATTGAGCAAAACGCCCTGGGGGGTCAGGTGTTTGATGTGTTGGGAAAAGCGATCGCTCAGGTAGAATTGCGGGAGTTGCTCATTGAAGCTATCCGCTATGGCGATCGCCCTGATATTAAAGCCAAACAGCAGCAATTGAGCGATCGCCTGAACCGGGAATATTTGCAAACACTCATCGAAGAAAAAGCCCTCGCGAGAGACTCCTTGGATACCATCAAAGTTCAAGCCATTCGGAAGGACATGGAAAGGGCGCAAGCGCGGAAACTCCAACCCCATTTTATCGGCTTATTTTTCCAGGAGGCTTTTACCCGCCTAGGGGGAACCATGCGACTCCGGGAACCCCAACGTTATCAAATAAACAACGTTCCCGCCGTTATTCGTCATCGCGATCGCCAAATAGGACTGAGTAAACCTATACTAAGTTATGAGCGGATCTGTTTTGAGAAGGATTTAGTCAGCGTCCCCGGGAAACCCATAGCCGACCTAGTTTGTCCTGGTCATCCCCTTCTTGATGCCACCCTAGACCTGATTTTAGAACGTCATCGAAATCTATTGCGTCAGGGGAGCATTTTGGTTGATGATAGTCCTAACCCGCAGCCAGAGAGAATCTTAGTTTATCTGGAACATAGCATTCAGGACGCGCGAACCGACTCCAACGGACAGCGGCGGTTAGTCTCCCGCAGAATGCAATATGTGGAACTTCCCTGTAGTCTGTTTCCCGACGGCGACCCGACTCCCTCCCCCGCTATTAATGGGGGATATGCGCCTTATTTGGACTATCGCCCCCTCACCGAAGAGGAACATAAAGCGATCGCTCCTTTTCTGCCTAATTTACCGCCAAAAGAGGACATTGAGAAACAGGCGACTACCTACGCCATTACCCATTTAGTCCAACCCCACCTGGAAGAGGTCCAGAAACCCAAACAGGAACTCATTGATAAAACCCTAGTCGCCGTCAAAGACCGACTCACCAAGGAAATTAACTATTGGGACCAAAGGGCTGTCAGTTTGCGCCTGGATGAAAAAGCGGGGAAACCCAATGCTAAACTTAACTCTAGCAAAGCCCAGCAACGGGCGGACGAGTTAGCCTCCCGCCTAGAAAAAAGGCTCCGCGAACTGGAAGACGAGCGCCGACTTTCACCTTTACCCCCCGTGGTGGTAGGGGCAGCTTTAATCATTCCCAGCCACCGTCTGGCAGCCCTACAACCCCCCTCGCCGAAGATTTCCGACACTTTTGCCCAAAACCGGCAAGCCGTGGAATTAGCGGCAATGGAGGCGGTGATGCGGAAGGAAACGGAGTTAGGCTATCAACCGCGAGACGTTAGCGCCGAAAAGTGCGGTTATGATATCGAGTCGGTCATTCCCGAAACGGGAAAATTGCGGTTTATCGAGGTGAAAGGACGCATTGAGGGGGCGCAAACGGTGACGGTGACTAAAAACGAGATTTTGACGGCCTTAAACCGACCTGATAGCTATATCCTAGCATTAGTGGAAGTTCCAGGCGATCGCATTTCCTATATCCACCAACCGTTTCAGCAACAACCCGATTTTGCCGCTCACAGTATCAATTATAGTTGGCGAGACCTAATAATTAATAATTAA
- a CDS encoding alpha/beta fold hydrolase yields MTATQPSVTVRSCLEPLDWTWKSHQIRYTVQGTGQPLILVHGFGASIGHWRQNIPVLAAGGYRVFALDLLGFGASGKPAVDYSLDLWEELLRDFWSEQVGEPAVFVGNSIGALLSLMMAVNYPDICRGAVLLNCAGGLNHRPEELNFPLRVVMGTFTKLVASPAIGPFVFNQVRQKHRIRNTLRQVYGNRDAITDELVDLLYQPSNDVGAQQVFASILTAPAGPRPSELLPKLQRPLLVIWGENDPWTPIKGADIYRDLATTGASVEFVSIPETGHCPHDERPTVVNPLILNWLDNLGGSL; encoded by the coding sequence ATGACCGCAACCCAACCGTCTGTTACTGTCCGTAGTTGTTTGGAACCTCTCGATTGGACCTGGAAAAGTCACCAAATCCGCTATACAGTCCAGGGAACAGGCCAACCCCTGATTTTAGTCCATGGGTTTGGGGCTTCTATTGGTCATTGGCGACAAAATATCCCCGTTTTAGCCGCTGGAGGATATCGGGTCTTTGCCTTAGATTTATTGGGTTTTGGGGCTTCTGGGAAACCAGCCGTTGATTATAGTTTGGACCTATGGGAAGAATTGCTGCGGGATTTCTGGAGTGAACAAGTGGGAGAACCTGCTGTTTTTGTCGGTAACTCCATTGGGGCGCTGCTGAGTTTAATGATGGCGGTAAATTACCCGGATATTTGCCGGGGGGCAGTCCTGTTAAACTGCGCGGGAGGCTTGAATCATCGCCCGGAAGAGTTGAATTTTCCCCTACGGGTGGTCATGGGAACATTTACTAAGCTAGTCGCTTCCCCGGCTATTGGGCCGTTTGTGTTTAACCAAGTCCGCCAAAAACACCGCATCCGCAACACCCTCCGCCAAGTCTACGGAAACCGAGACGCAATCACAGATGAGTTGGTGGATTTACTCTATCAACCCTCTAATGATGTGGGCGCACAACAGGTTTTTGCTTCCATTTTAACCGCCCCGGCTGGCCCTCGCCCTTCGGAACTTTTGCCGAAATTACAGCGTCCTTTATTAGTAATCTGGGGGGAAAATGACCCCTGGACTCCGATTAAGGGTGCTGATATTTATCGGGATTTAGCGACAACTGGTGCATCGGTTGAGTTTGTTTCTATTCCCGAAACTGGCCACTGTCCCCACGATGAACGGCCAACTGTGGTTAATCCTCTGATTCTTAATTGGTTGGACAACCTGGGTGGGTCGCTTTAG